In the Flavisolibacter tropicus genome, one interval contains:
- the porV gene encoding type IX secretion system outer membrane channel protein PorV, whose product MRLMRASAFRFTAAVTLILTGGVSLKAQDQINVVTTAVPFLRISPDARAGGMGDLAIATSADASSSYFNLGKVPFNTIKGGINVTYTPWLKKLVNDVYLASMSGYYKLDDLQAISGSLRYFSLGDIQFTDENGNIGSTGRPREFGIDIGYSRRLSDRTGVGLGLKYINSNLAQGYAGNGGTTYKPGNAVAADLGFYHNRQNEAGQGWSFGVALTNLGSKIAYTNNADQKDFIPANLGFGTTYTRVLDESNKFTIGADFNKLLVPTPPQFDPNPGNDPTVAEANTKKAQEYRQQGILSSWFKSFADAPEGASEEFKEFQVSLGAEYWYANQFAVRAGYFFEDKTKGNRRYFTTGVGLKYNVFGLNFSYLIPSGGTGSNQNPLSNTLRFSLIFDLDNSDSGNE is encoded by the coding sequence ATGAGATTGATGAGAGCATCAGCTTTTAGATTCACGGCTGCCGTTACCCTAATTCTTACTGGTGGAGTATCTCTTAAAGCACAAGACCAAATCAACGTTGTAACTACTGCAGTACCCTTTTTACGAATTTCTCCCGATGCCCGTGCTGGTGGTATGGGCGATCTGGCCATTGCTACGAGCGCGGATGCCAGTTCTTCCTATTTCAATTTGGGTAAAGTTCCTTTCAATACTATTAAGGGTGGCATTAACGTAACCTACACGCCATGGCTGAAAAAATTAGTTAATGATGTATACCTGGCTTCTATGTCGGGGTACTATAAGCTTGACGATCTGCAGGCGATCTCTGGTTCTTTACGTTATTTCAGCCTGGGCGATATCCAGTTTACCGATGAAAATGGAAATATTGGTAGCACGGGTCGTCCTCGTGAGTTTGGTATCGATATCGGTTATTCCAGAAGACTTTCTGATAGAACCGGTGTTGGCCTGGGTTTAAAATATATCAATTCTAACCTGGCTCAGGGTTATGCCGGTAACGGTGGTACCACCTATAAGCCCGGTAATGCTGTTGCAGCTGATTTAGGGTTTTACCACAACCGTCAAAACGAAGCTGGTCAAGGCTGGTCATTCGGTGTGGCCTTAACCAACCTGGGTTCAAAGATTGCTTATACCAATAATGCAGACCAAAAGGACTTTATTCCTGCCAACCTGGGTTTTGGTACTACCTATACCCGTGTACTGGATGAAAGCAACAAGTTTACTATTGGTGCCGACTTTAATAAGTTATTGGTACCAACTCCTCCTCAGTTTGACCCCAATCCTGGGAACGATCCGACAGTAGCGGAAGCCAATACCAAAAAGGCTCAAGAATACCGTCAGCAAGGTATATTAAGCAGTTGGTTCAAATCTTTTGCTGATGCACCAGAAGGCGCTAGTGAGGAATTTAAAGAGTTCCAGGTTTCATTAGGTGCTGAATACTGGTATGCAAATCAGTTTGCCGTACGTGCCGGTTATTTCTTTGAAGATAAAACCAAGGGTAACCGCCGCTATTTCACGACAGGTGTTGGTTTGAAGTATAATGTGTTTGGCCTGAACTTCTCCTACCTGATTCCTTCTGGTGGTACTGGCAGCAACCAAAATCCATTATCAAATACGCTCCGCTTCTCCCTGATCTTTGATCTGGATAATTCAGACAGCGGTAACGAATAG
- the porU gene encoding type IX secretion system sortase PorU yields MRNCLKSALIISALCGFSARMHGQRVYQAHSVLASGSWYKIEVEQQGIYKMDLSFLSSLGLTGSIPSNQIRLFGKKEVLLPESNQETYQDDLEELAIEVVDGGDGVLNGNDYILFYSTGPHTWQADTIARRFIHRNNIYSDKVFYFLTLGTSGKRVTGQTASFTPVTTLTSFDERYFHELDSVNFLSSGKEWYGEELSGMPGRSLTRTFSLPVENPVLGMPLTVASSVAARSVGVNCRFTAAINNASFQNIAVPLVGSTPYDPFAQQVQQVDATTLNQATATLSYTYVPGGFNAQGWINWFEAFYRRQLVMPANTALFFRDWSTYGTTAVEFKLAGADAATQVWDVSDSYNPVKMPASLTGTILQFSNDARRFHEYAAFRNSFLIPKAAGRIPNQDLHSISDIDYLMVVYPAFVQQAQRLAQFHETLNKLKTKIVTTEQIYNEFSGGIPNPVAIRDFVKMYYDRNKATWNNGGKYLLLFGKASFDYKARITNNTNFVPTYESENALDPIGTHLADDFFGFLDDHENINSTVVVNQLDIGIGRVPARSVEEAANFVDKVIAYHTPAGFGPWRTHLSFVADDEDVNLHVQDAEVMTSTASSVAPLFNTYKYYLDAYKQESSAAGGRYPEANQAINNALYNGTLIWNYSGHGGWQRLAEEVVLDQQIVNEINNEHRLPLYITATCDFAPFDQPLIHALGENLLVRPKTGAIALMTTTRVVFANSNRIMNDNYLQFALKPDADGNYKTLGQAVQAAKNYTYQNSGDIINNRKFVLLGDPAMRLGFPQMNVVATKINSKAVSSTPDTLRATEQVTIEGEVQSRTGALLSGFNGQVYFSLYEKPRTVSTLGNDAASPVMEFSSQTATLFKGKVTATGGRFTGTFRMPKDINYQFGAGKLSFYANDDQQDAGGFSTNIIIGGIGSTSNMDREGPAIKAYLNDERFVNGSITNEQPVLLLHLADSSGINTGISGIDHDIVATLDGDNRTYFILNDYYESKLDSYQEGTVRFQLPQLAPGRHTIHIKAWDVVNNSGEAQLEFTVVNNEELILDHVLNYPNPFITKTVFWFEHNKPGIDLHTTVEIYSVAGKLIKTLKRTINTAGNRSNEVEWDGKDDFGNKVSRGVYLYRLTVRSADGKKANKLQRLVVL; encoded by the coding sequence ATGAGAAATTGTCTTAAAAGTGCTTTGATAATCAGTGCGTTGTGTGGCTTTTCTGCTCGCATGCATGGCCAAAGAGTTTATCAGGCGCATAGTGTCCTGGCTTCGGGCAGCTGGTATAAAATAGAAGTGGAGCAGCAAGGCATTTACAAAATGGATCTTTCCTTTCTGTCTTCACTTGGACTTACCGGATCTATACCTTCTAACCAGATTCGACTTTTTGGAAAAAAAGAAGTGTTACTACCTGAATCTAACCAGGAAACTTACCAGGATGATTTAGAGGAACTAGCCATTGAGGTGGTTGATGGCGGCGATGGGGTATTAAATGGTAACGATTATATTTTGTTTTATTCTACAGGGCCGCATACCTGGCAGGCCGATACCATTGCCCGTCGTTTTATTCACCGTAATAATATTTATAGCGATAAAGTTTTTTATTTTCTAACCTTAGGGACCTCCGGCAAGCGGGTGACCGGTCAAACAGCTAGCTTTACCCCTGTTACTACCCTAACGAGCTTTGATGAACGCTATTTTCATGAACTGGACTCTGTTAATTTTTTATCCAGCGGAAAAGAGTGGTATGGTGAAGAGCTTAGCGGGATGCCCGGCCGTTCATTGACCAGGACGTTTTCTTTGCCAGTAGAGAATCCTGTTTTAGGAATGCCACTAACGGTGGCGTCTAGCGTAGCTGCCCGCTCAGTTGGCGTTAACTGTCGTTTTACAGCCGCTATCAATAATGCTTCCTTTCAAAACATAGCAGTTCCTTTAGTAGGAAGCACACCTTATGATCCCTTTGCCCAACAAGTACAGCAGGTAGATGCTACTACACTGAACCAGGCTACGGCAACTCTTTCTTATACGTACGTGCCGGGTGGTTTCAATGCCCAGGGATGGATCAATTGGTTTGAGGCGTTTTACCGCCGCCAATTGGTAATGCCGGCCAATACAGCGCTTTTCTTCAGGGATTGGAGTACCTATGGCACTACTGCTGTAGAATTTAAGCTGGCAGGTGCTGACGCAGCTACCCAGGTTTGGGATGTCAGCGACTCCTATAACCCTGTAAAAATGCCAGCTTCACTAACCGGAACTATCTTGCAGTTCAGTAACGATGCCCGCCGTTTTCATGAATATGCCGCCTTTCGCAACAGTTTCTTAATACCCAAAGCTGCAGGTAGAATACCTAACCAGGACCTGCATTCGATTTCTGATATTGATTACCTGATGGTAGTGTACCCAGCATTTGTACAGCAGGCCCAACGGTTGGCTCAATTCCATGAAACGCTTAATAAACTGAAAACGAAAATTGTAACGACAGAGCAGATCTATAACGAGTTCTCAGGAGGAATTCCAAATCCTGTTGCTATCCGTGATTTTGTAAAAATGTATTACGACCGGAATAAGGCTACCTGGAATAATGGAGGAAAATATTTGCTTCTTTTTGGCAAGGCTAGTTTTGATTACAAGGCACGCATTACCAATAATACCAACTTTGTTCCTACCTATGAAAGTGAAAATGCGCTGGATCCTATTGGCACTCACCTTGCCGATGATTTCTTTGGTTTTTTGGATGACCATGAGAATATTAATAGCACCGTAGTGGTGAATCAACTGGATATTGGTATTGGCCGTGTGCCTGCCCGGTCGGTAGAAGAGGCCGCCAATTTTGTAGACAAGGTTATTGCCTACCACACGCCGGCTGGTTTTGGACCCTGGCGTACGCACCTGAGTTTTGTAGCTGACGATGAGGATGTAAACCTGCACGTGCAGGATGCGGAAGTCATGACTAGTACGGCATCATCGGTAGCGCCTTTGTTCAATACCTATAAATATTACCTGGATGCCTATAAGCAGGAAAGTTCGGCTGCAGGTGGGCGGTACCCAGAGGCTAACCAGGCGATCAATAATGCGCTGTATAACGGTACGCTGATCTGGAACTATAGTGGGCATGGCGGTTGGCAGCGACTGGCAGAAGAAGTGGTGCTGGACCAGCAAATTGTAAATGAGATCAACAACGAGCATCGACTACCCTTATATATTACTGCCACCTGCGATTTTGCCCCTTTTGATCAACCGCTGATCCATGCATTAGGCGAAAACCTGCTGGTGCGTCCTAAAACCGGTGCCATAGCCTTGATGACCACTACCCGTGTCGTATTTGCTAATAGCAACCGGATCATGAATGATAACTACCTGCAGTTTGCGCTAAAGCCAGATGCAGATGGAAACTATAAAACCTTGGGACAAGCGGTACAGGCAGCGAAGAACTATACCTACCAAAACAGTGGCGATATCATCAATAACCGCAAGTTTGTGCTTTTGGGTGATCCGGCCATGCGGTTGGGCTTTCCGCAGATGAACGTGGTGGCCACTAAGATCAATAGCAAAGCTGTTTCCAGTACCCCTGATACCCTACGTGCTACGGAGCAGGTAACCATAGAAGGAGAAGTACAATCCAGAACGGGTGCACTGTTGTCTGGCTTTAATGGACAAGTGTACTTTTCTTTATATGAGAAGCCGCGGACAGTTTCTACTTTAGGGAATGATGCTGCCAGTCCGGTTATGGAGTTTTCCAGCCAAACCGCCACTCTTTTCAAAGGGAAGGTAACGGCCACCGGCGGGCGCTTTACCGGAACATTCCGCATGCCTAAGGACATCAATTACCAGTTTGGCGCCGGTAAGTTAAGTTTCTATGCTAACGACGACCAGCAAGATGCGGGCGGTTTTTCTACAAATATTATCATCGGTGGCATTGGCAGTACCAGCAATATGGATAGAGAGGGGCCTGCCATTAAAGCTTACCTTAATGATGAGCGTTTTGTAAATGGCAGTATTACAAATGAACAGCCGGTTTTATTGTTGCATCTGGCCGATTCTTCCGGTATCAACACCGGTATTAGTGGCATTGATCATGACATAGTAGCTACTCTTGACGGCGACAACCGTACTTATTTTATTTTGAATGATTATTATGAAAGTAAGCTGGATAGCTACCAGGAGGGGACTGTTCGTTTTCAATTGCCCCAACTGGCGCCTGGCCGCCACACCATTCATATAAAAGCCTGGGATGTGGTCAATAATTCCGGGGAGGCGCAATTGGAGTTTACGGTGGTAAACAATGAAGAGCTAATACTTGATCATGTTCTTAACTATCCCAACCCTTTTATTACAAAAACCGTCTTTTGGTTTGAACACAATAAACCCGGTATCGATTTACATACTACTGTGGAAATATATAGTGTGGCCGGAAAATTGATAAAAACGCTTAAGCGAACAATAAATACGGCCGGTAATCGTTCCAATGAAGTAGAATGGGACGGTAAAGATGATTTTGGTAACAAAGTCAGCCGTGGCGTTTATCTTTACCGCCTAACTGTTCGAAGTGCTGATGGAAAGAAAGCTAACAAACTACAGCGCCTAGTAGTACTGTAG